Within the Vigna angularis cultivar LongXiaoDou No.4 chromosome 10, ASM1680809v1, whole genome shotgun sequence genome, the region TGCTGATTCTGATATTCCAAAGGATTAAGATTTTCATATTGCTTATCGTTTCCATAACGTTCTAATCTGATGTAGTAAAGTGTGAAGGAACGAACGAACTCACCAGCATCGTTGTTCTTCATGTGCAGAATCTAGCCCAGAAAACTTGTATATTTTTTGAGAAAACAAGATGCGATGGGAAGCTCCAAAGTGCAAAGGCTTTCTGGGATGCAGAAACAAGTGCTTAGTCTTTTCAGAGGGTTTCTGCGTGCAGCACGTTCCAAATCGGAGGAAGAGCGGCGCAAGATAGAATCAATTGTATCGCAAGAGTTTCGGCGTAATGCAAAGAGTGTAGATCGGAAAAACTTTCTTTACATTGAGTACTTGCTTCGCCGTGGCAACAAACAGCTTGAACAACTGAGGAACCCTGGTATCACTGGCTTATCTTCATTGCAACTTCATTTCTCCAAAACTGATTCCAATGGCCATTCAAGTAATAAGGCTTAAAAATTATTGTGTTTTTACCATTACATTTAGACGTCTATAATTGCCTACAAGGAACCCAACGAATTCATTTATGCTTGGGTCATTTTTCTCATCTATCATTCATTAACAAATGCTTGATTGCTAAGCCTGCCAAACTGTTTTTTCATTGCTCGAGTAGACAGGTTCATATCATGAACattcaagaaattcaaaatttcaatcaaataatGCAAAGTATACTTATTTTAATAGTAcgtgttaaaaataattaagttgtGTCAACAGCCGGAGTCTAAGATTGGTGAACTGTTATTTTTCTGTAAATTGTGttgaaaacattatttcatgtTTTAGACTTAAGTTTCACTGAAGCTACAtttgtaagtttttttattcattcaaacataagttttaaattttgttggtCGTCAATAATAGAAATCACTTTGTCTTGTTAATCCCCTACGCATACGATCAActcaatcaaaatataaaaaataagaactaaaaaaagattaaaaaagtaGTCCGTGTTAATTATTGATTTCATGTCCAAAACTCAATTTTGATTACTAGTTTTAAAATAGCATTATGTAtccaaattaattttctaaacgGAAAATGACATGACACTACAcgcacattttatttttaatcaacttttttaaagattgtaatttcaaaataattctaCAAATAAATGTCTAGTACCGAACCTAATCTACTTAGATATTTGACGCGATCAACATCTCGTCTAACATGTTATGATGTTATTAATGGTAGCATATTACTAAGGGTAAAGGAGATGGTGCAAGTTAATGAATTCTTCAACCCCTTTTAACCAAAAATTATGCTTAATTTAACTAATAACGCACGCTAATTTATGAAATTCAAAACCATGTCGTCACAGGAGTCATGAAATTAACAGGCGAATATTGGGCGGGAAGCACTGAAGTACTACGGAGTCTGCCGCGCGTTAAATGTATTCAGCAAAAACAGAAACAGGAGTGATGCAACAATCTCGATTAATTTTCTTATACTTGGAAGAAACAACAGCCGTAGGCAACATGGATTTTCAAGAATTTGTAACATCAGAGCACTCGGGCctattaaaattacattttcatgTTCCACGTTCATAATGTAAAACAGTACATATTACAGGCAATTCGAGAGCAGGATACACCAACAGGAGCCATAAAATTAGAACATGCTAATACTAGAATTTGGTTGTTAATAGAAAACATCATCGGGGAGCACCATAAACCTGGGTGGAGTCATATTGGGGATAAGCAGCAGGCTGTGGTGACAATGTCTTGCCATACGCAGCCGGAGCAGTTGCTGGTACAGCCCCATAACCTGCCGATTGTGTGTTGGATTGTTCATAACCAGTTTGAGTTTGAGTGGGTTGACCATAACCTGGTTGCCCACTTGGTTGGGCTGTACTATACGCTGGTGCAGCACCACTGCTATAACCAGGGTCTTGGGGTGCTTGGTAGCCATAAACTGCATTGTTGGCAGCCTGTTGGTCAGGGTAACCAGGCTGTGAAGATGGGTATGATGCATAACCAGTGGGACCAACCTGTGCATAACTGGCAGCAGGTTGGGCAGCTGGCTGACCATAACTGGGTTGTGGCTGGGTATAAGGTGCACCGGATGCAGGTTGCGGATGACTGTAGCCATCTGCAGCTGGTGCAGACCCATATCCAGGATATGCTGTTTGTGATGGCCCGGATACAGCATATGGGTATGGCTGTTGTGTAGGCACATTCGTGCCATATGACTGGGCAGGAGTAGAACCCTGATACGGCATTTCGCCTGGTTGAGTAGCTCTAGGATGACCATATGGTTGTTGTGGCTGTCCTTGTGATGGCATGCCATATAGCGGAGGCTTGCCATACTGCTGAGGTGCAGGGTAATTCGGCTGAGCACCAGTCTGAGGGTAGGTAGTTTGAGAGTTTACATGTCCTGCATACGGATGTTGATTAGGAGCACGATTTTCATACTTCGACTCCTCGTATCCCTGTCCATAACCTTGTTGAGGAAGTCCTGCCTGTGAATAAGCAGCTTGATGACCATAATCCTGACCTTGTGGCTGTCCATAGTTGTAATTCACCTGAGTCGGGGCTGGGCCCATGGACGGTAGAGGGGAAGGACCAGTACCATGTGGTGGGGCTGAACTGGGAAGCTGTGTGGATGGTGGAGCATCAGATAAATGACCCCCTTGTCCTCCATAATACTCATAACCACCATTGTGTGGGGGTGGAGCTTGAAAGCTGTGGTGAGGCCTTTGTTCCCAACCAGAACCGTAGCCGCTTCTTGGAGCCATATGTTGAGGATAATTTCCATATGGAGGGGCATACGGTTGATTATGAGAAGGATATGGCCCACGATGCTGGTAATCATATGCTGAGGGGTGGCCAAAATGAGAACCCCTCTGACCCCATTGGGGTGGGCCACCAGATCCACGTGGTGGGCGATAGGCCTGCTGGCCGAAGCCACCAGATGATGGCCTGATGGGCTATTCAACCAAAACACGACATGAAGTAAGTAAACACGAAAATTCTCTTAATCAGAACAATATCGTACGCAGAGTTAAACCAAAAGCAGCTTTCAACACCCATATTTTgagaaatcatttaaaattcatGAGTAGTCAAATTAAATGATAATGGATGTGCTACCAACCCAACCAAAAAAAGTTATagtaagaaaattcaaaatgattTGGTCATAAAGTTGATGGAGTTACATCTATATTATTGCATAATTATGTAAATGGTACGCAGACCAAGTCATCAGAATTTGACAAGGATATAACTGAAACTGCATGGGAACCAACAGAATAGTACGTAGCAGGTTATAAATATAACGTAATATCCATAGCATGTCATATAATCATGCGCTAAATAAATGACCAAATCTGGATGGGAATTAACCATAGTATGCAGCAGATGTAAATATAATGTATATACGTAATATGTCAATCATCATATTCTTGACTACAGTAGGTAATCAACTATACAATATAATAAAGTCACAACAAATGTTATCACGGGTATAAAAAAAACTCACCTCAGCAAACAAGGTAGGGAAAAGGAAGGAGACGGACATTGACAAAGCAAAACTCATAATGCTCTATGAGTTAAATTCAATCTATCAATTCAACGACTAGCCAATCTTAGATGGCACGTTGAAGTTTAACATCTCTTAACAAACGTATAAAAATGCTTAAAAGATTACGgtgaaatataaaaacaataaatactaCGTTGTTATTAAAGGGaccaataaatatattgaatatgtcAATGTTGCCCATAAACACTAATCGGTGATGAATGGTTAAGATAATTTACAGGCAAAAGGCAATGAAAATGCATGTTTGTATGCTGAGGACCGAACACAATAGACTTCCACTATGTTATGAAGATTCACAAAAAGCACAGTTTTCAATATTCAAATCCATGCTTTCATCAACAAACATTGATCAACTAGGTTTCCTTGCTCTTCTGTACTCACAACACCAATGTAACACTCATCTAACAAAATGCTATGCTAGTACTTTAAACCACACTATCATTAGGTTCAATATATGATAGACAGCATGTTAATGAACACGATATACTGGGATTGACACCAGGTCATATGATTTACGTTAACACCCCCAACCTCAATACACACCATATGACATGAATtgcttattaaatatttgagtaTAGAACTAGATAAAGAAACACAGCCCCAACATAGTTAAAATCATCAGACTCCATTACTTCACCAGGTATGACTTTCCTTCCAAAAGgtctcatgcaaatcatacagcAGCTCTATTTGAGCACCAAGGCCAGCACAACATATTCTTACTGAATCATGATTTTTAAGTCTTGAAGCAATCTTACCAACCATTAAACATCCTGCAATCTGAGGTTTTAATGCCAGCCACCTCTCTTCAGTGGATGAAAGTGAATATGTTGTCTACGCTACATCAAGAAAGCAATGCTGACCCCAGGGAAAAGACAATAGCCAAATCTGCATTTTTAAAGCCAACCAATTCGAAATTGGCaccttcaagaaaaataaatcattgcAACTGACATCTTGGTTTACATATACGATCTTCTAAGAAGATTTAATTGACCTTGGCATGGATAATTGATCATTTTCCAAACTCACGAACACGGTTTCAGGTGATCAATCTCACTTCTATGGCAGCAATAGATACAATACTTCCATAAATGGTTCATACAGGCATTGAATACATGGGATACTTCCTTGAACACAATCAAGATTTCTATTGCTTTCACAATACAATTGTAGGGTAGCAATCAAACCCAAATAAAACAAGCACAGATATATGAGGATTTTGTCTAGATCTGTATTCTATACATGCACACTACATGGAAAATGTCTAGATTCCGATTTACAAAGGTTAGCTATATACAACTAATCACTTTTAGTATTTATTAGTTTCATTCTGCATAAAAATTCTAATgaagtaataaataaaactataaaactcgTGATCACAATGGGAAATTCAACATCAGTCCATCCAAAATTAACAAGCAATATTTGGTGGCATTACCCCCcaataacaaaaaagaaaaatatatataaactttccaattaaaaaaaaagaataaatagaAGTTGGCACAAACATGGTTATGGACGCAAATTACACAATAACCATACCACCCACACAATTCTTTAAAAATTACTGCAATTTGTTCAGCCAAATTCAACACATGGATATTAACATAAAATCACCATAcataaaatttgtcaataaatcaACACCAATGCAGAATAATGATCACTAACGTAAAAACTATACTAAGATAAACAAGCACCAATACTTTCcgaatattaaaattgtaaactTCTGCAGCATAAGCCATGTATAGTCAAACAAACCTGATTCATGACTTCTTTTATCAATTCTTGTGCAATTTCAATTTGCCTCTTATCACCAGTAACTTGAACAGTTCTTTCTTTAGAATCATCCCCTTCTGGAAGATGTTGAGGTATCAACTAAAACATGAAAAAAGGAATTTAATCAAAATTCACAAGCTAAATTCAAAAAAGGAGAATGAAGAGATTATAAAATTGCAAAACACTCTTGTTGGAGGCGACAATAgtaactaataattataaaatgaacgAATTCTAAGAAACTAAATCTCGAAAAAGTGTATGAGTCTCAAATGGTGTCAAACTCGACAGAAATCACAATTAATCAGCATGGCAGAACTGCTTATCCTGCAGTTATCAATCCCATAAGTACAGAGCAGCCACACCCAGAAACAGCTAGGACAGCAGGGTGATCAATATACCAAAGATTTCAATTTCAAGTTAAATAATTCATTATACATATACATGAAGACTAAAAgataagaataagaaaatattatttcaagATCAAAGACATTTATAATTAACACTCAAATTAAGTGTTCAGCTAAACACACAAGTCAGTAACAACAAACATCATTCAATAGAATATTTTTACGTCTCCAAGcctaaaataaacttaatacaCATGACATTTAGGCAACATATTCCTTTATATTAAAGATGAATGTTCAGGCAACGATCTTGGcaggaaaaacaaaaattgaagtcAAGTACAAAACTTTCATATAACTCAGAAATACACTAGCActgaataattaaatttaaaattattacatgTGTGGTAAGGAGCACTTTCGCTTAACTCAAGAGAGCTCTTACACATTGGTTCGACAATGGGTTGGTCACCACtggtttctttaaaataaaatatgcaacAATTCACTTTCCATAGATCTATTCATCAATTTACAATAAGATGTATCTCTAAAATCAGAATGATTTCAAGAAACATGACAAATCAGGAAGCACTCCATTATATTATTCTATGCTATGCATTTCAAAATCAAAGTATTGATATACAGCTCATTATTAGCAGTTTAATTCCAATTTAGGTTCAATCTTGACTACACAGATTTAATACAAAAAGGTTCGAGGTTAACGATAACAACTACCTGGATCCGTGCCCCAGATTTGGTCTGCAGGCTTTTAATTGTTTCTCCACCTCTCCCAATGATTAATCCAACCTGTATAAAAGAAACACATCACTCAAGGTtacatacaataataaaaagcacgaataatgattttttctaataaaacgAATTTAGAGATAGTGTTAGTCTATCACCTTTTCATTTGGAACTTGTATCTGAATTTGTTCAGATCCAACGGTAGCTTGAGCAGGGGAGAGGCCCCGTGCTACAAGAGAAGGAGATCCCCCAGCATCAGCCTGCCAAATATGAAATGAAACAAGCATAAGCATAAAGACAAGAAAAAAGTAGACAAACAAGAGCAAGATGAAGAACGGATATGATATCAAACCTCTGCAATCACGGCATTCATTAGTTTTTCTGCCTTCTCAATACTTTCCAAACTTCCTATCAATTCCACAGACCTTGAAGCACAGTGGGGATCAGCATCAGCATCCCTCGTGATCTGAATCTTTGCACCTGAATTATACTGTAGGTATCGTATAGTATCCCCAGCCTTCCCAATAAGTACACCAACCtgtgcataaaaaaaataaatcattaaaaaacaaATCCAAGACAGATGTtcaattaattagaaaataagACAGCTTCAAGAGAAAATGTAACAAATATGCATGCAATTAACTTCATTATTGGTACCTAAAAGCAAAATgtacaaatttaaaaagaataatcaCTCTTGATTGGTTCAGTACAAGTTGCTATATTTCATTCCTGTACAGTTTTATGCATAGTATAACTCGTGTCAAGTTTGTTATGCACAGATGATTCCTTCATCGTGGTATAAATGGCCATGGCCTTTACTGTATTGAGGGAGAATGATGAAATCAACAAGATATTCATTCTGAGATGGTATCAAAGATCCTTAAGAAACTCTGGTGGCCAAACCACTGATACGAATTATTTTTATCCCTTCTTATATCACCATGGCTAACCAGGGCTCAATTTATGGTGATTACCTCACCAATCCCTCAAATTCTTTGATTCTTCATGCCAACAGTCACCCTCACAGGCATTAGCCTTGCAGCGTGCTCTCCTCTCCAAAAATAAATGAAGTTTGTAGACGGCAGCATTCTTCCTCCGTCACCAACAGATACAGCATGGGAGTGATGCAACAATATTGTACTCGCTTGGATTCATAGACCCATTGTGATTCTATTCTGCAATCCATTCTCTGGATCGATCAAGCTTCAGAGGTATGGTGGGATCTTCATGATCATTTTTTTCAAGCTAAGATATTTAGGGTTTCTGATCTTCAGGAATGAAAATAACAAATCATAACAACTACCGTAAAATTTCAGTAATGACTGGTCCATGATGACTAATGTATAATGACTAGTTGCATTCTCTTAGACCACATTGACAATAGCAGAAGCCCGTACCCATGATGCAGAGGTAGATACTTGTAGTAGTAAGGCAAAGGGTGTGACTGGCATGGATGCATAGATCGTCACCCCAAAATAAAAAACCAGGAAGAAGCagcaatacaataaaaaaatttatccacTTTTAAGTGgaagaataattatatttagtttactAATGTGAATTGCATATGTTAATAAACATTATGGTTGTTGAATATGACGAAAGAATTAGTAAATATGTCCCTTATTATATAACTCCCTtgtaaataaattagttttgatttagtccttataaatatcatatttctATATTAAGTCccagtaaatattttattacttaaatttagttcctaaaaatatattaaataacgtacttttttttattttagtccCTATAAATGTACCACAATTTAGTCCTTGATGATATTATATGTAAACAAGACTCTTTTTGATAATATTACCATTGCTGAGTCGGCTATTTTGTTGACATGCCATGTGATGTCATCACCACTAAATTTACGAATAAAGCTAAAGGCAGGAGCTaaaagcaaagaaagaaaaataaaaaagaggaaaaataaacaaaaaattaaataggaACTAAAACCAAAACATCCAATATTGTGaacattaaaatgttaaaagtcATATAAATAAACTAAGCAAGTGagtttttcataatataatgtGTATTACAAATGGATTGGCCTCAATTAACTCCAAAAGTTAGCTTGGGTGGGGAGGATTGCAAAAAACTTATAAGGAGTCTTCTAGCATTATTTTTAAACGACATGACTTGTGGGATAATAAGACATTCCGCATTCCCAAAACACAAAAACTGAAGTATGAAATTTTGTCAAATAGGCATCGACAATAGCCAAAAAATGATAGATAGAGTTGAGGCCTGATAAAATCACAGATATGGATTAGACCTAACTCAACCTTTAAACCAGCTCAACTCAATCCACCCTATGATTCCCCCGTTTCCTCTGTAGTCGCAAAACCAATCATGTCCGTTGTCATTGGCAATTCGTGAGTAAAAACAGACTCAGACAAACACAAACATGACTACTTCAACTCCAACAAAAATCAATGTTAGTGCACAAACACAGATGTATATTTTGACTAATATTTTCAAACTGAGTCCCAATTCTAACAATACAATAGATCCCATACAAGATGCAAACACATACGCAACAGAATTGTTAATTTCAATATACAAAGAATAAGCAAAACTACAAACCATGACAGAGAGGAAATTTTTCAATTGCATTGTGTGCTTCAAAACTACAAACCCACGAAATCCAACTATGATACAAACATGTAATATAATTGAGCCCCATAACATGCATCCAAGAGAATCGAAATACCTTGTTGTTAGGAACCTCAATTCTCCGCGTTGTTATCTCAGCCTCGGATGCGGATTGCTTATGTTCAAAAGAAGCATCTTCCTGAAATCAGGTACAAGAAATTCATAgaagataaataatattttaaagcaaaatacaaataGATAAGAACAACTATGGTGTTCAATTATACAAgaatccaaaataaaatatttttcacgaACAAACTTAATATAACATCAAAATCTCGGATACATAATCAACACCTTATCATACGGAACTTCCACACTATGCAAAGCAGTTTCAACAGTACTGGGCTGCTTGTCTCCAGAAGTATCTGGTTCAGTTGCGTCCTTAGACGCTTGTTGAGTTTCTTTAGAAGGCTCCTCGGCACTTTCATGTCCAGCGTTCTCGACAGGAGGTTCTCTGGCATCATCTAGCTCGCTATTCTCACCAGATTTTTGTTCAACGACAGTTGCCTCAGTAGGATCTTTGGTAGTAGTTTGATCAGGCTCAGGAGTGACATCCTCCAAAGCCGATCTTTCTTCGGTTTCTTTCTCTTGCTCAGCCTCTTGCTCATCTTGATGCCCATTTGTATTAGCTGTTGACACCAAAACCGGAGTAAGATTTACACAAATAGGTCCTCGCAAGAAAAGAACAATAAGGAATGctagaaacacactctttctaAACCACGCCCTATTACACGCTGGAATGTATTCAGAATCACAAAATGCGGGTGAGATTCACTGAAGAGAGTGTAACCCACGTAATTCCATGATACCCAGTAAATTAAGCCGATAATGCAATTCAACGGCTGTGGCGCTAGCATTTATCACAgtatcatttaatataaatcatttctcctctttctttctctttcagaCCTAATATCATCCTCAAGGATTATTTTACTAACAATATTATAATGAATGGAAAAAACTATTACGGCCATTGCAGGACCcgaataattgaattaattgaATTGGAAAGCAAATTGACGATTACAGTACCGGGGACGTCCCGCTGGTCGTCGAGGCGAGGACGCTTGTTCTCGGTCTCTGCGGGAACCGCCGTATCGGCCGTTTCGCCGTCGACATTGGAGTTTGAATTGGCATTAGATTCGGTGGTTTCGGGCTGCAGATCTTCGAGTTTCCGCTTGTGATCAGAGGGAACGGGGCTGCCAGCAGGTGCCGCAACTTCTTCCTCCGCCATGAGCTGTGAAAGATAAACGTGCGAGCAGGAGTGTGTGGTGAAGGAGAGAGAGGGGTGGAGGGAAATGAGGTGGTTCGAGACGAATGGATATTTATTGTGTCACTGCCACTCGCTGGTTCTGATTTTAGGGTTACGACCTACGCACCCATGCCAGTCACACCCTAGGCTTTTAGTACAACTGGTACCTACCTGTCTCTCGCGGGCCGTTGGGCTTTTACTACTGTTAATGGGCTCTTTCTTCCTGATGGCAAATTCTTCCTGCACCCCGTGCTCTTCAAAATACTAATATTATCcttctgaaaataaatttagagaATAAG harbors:
- the LOC108320854 gene encoding succinate dehydrogenase assembly factor 1, mitochondrial; translation: MGSSKVQRLSGMQKQVLSLFRGFLRAARSKSEEERRKIESIVSQEFRRNAKSVDRKNFLYIEYLLRRGNKQLEQLRNPGITGLSSLQLHFSKTDSNGHSSNKA
- the LOC108320876 gene encoding uncharacterized protein LOC108320876 isoform X2; translation: MAEEEVAAPAGSPVPSDHKRKLEDLQPETTESNANSNSNVDGETADTAVPAETENKRPRLDDQRDVPANTNGHQDEQEAEQEKETEERSALEDVTPEPDQTTTKDPTEATVVEQKSGENSELDDAREPPVENAGHESAEEPSKETQQASKDATEPDTSGDKQPSTVETALHSVEVPYDKEDASFEHKQSASEAEITTRRIEVPNNKVGVLIGKAGDTIRYLQYNSGAKIQITRDADADPHCASRSVELIGSLESIEKAEKLMNAVIAEADAGGSPSLVARGLSPAQATVGSEQIQIQVPNEKVGLIIGRGGETIKSLQTKSGARIQLIPQHLPEGDDSKERTVQVTGDKRQIEIAQELIKEVMNQPIRPSSGGFGQQAYRPPRGSGGPPQWGQRGSHFGHPSAYDYQHRGPYPSHNQPYAPPYGNYPQHMAPRSGYGSGWEQRPHHSFQAPPPHNGGYEYYGGQGGHLSDAPPSTQLPSSAPPHGTGPSPLPSMGPAPTQVNYNYGQPQGQDYGHQAAYSQAGLPQQGYGQGYEESKYENRAPNQHPYAGHVNSQTTYPQTGAQPNYPAPQQYGKPPLYGMPSQGQPQQPYGHPRATQPGEMPYQGSTPAQSYGTNVPTQQPYPYAVSGPSQTAYPGYGSAPAADGYSHPQPASGAPYTQPQPSYGQPAAQPAASYAQVGPTGYASYPSSQPGYPDQQAANNAVYGYQAPQDPGYSSGAAPAYSTAQPSGQPGYGQPTQTQTGYEQSNTQSAGYGAVPATAPAAYGKTLSPQPAAYPQYDSTQVYGAPR
- the LOC108320876 gene encoding uncharacterized protein LOC108320876 isoform X1; its protein translation is MAEEEVAAPAGSPVPSDHKRKLEDLQPETTESNANSNSNVDGETADTAVPAETENKRPRLDDQRDVPANTNGHQDEQEAEQEKETEERSALEDVTPEPDQTTTKDPTEATVVEQKSGENSELDDAREPPVENAGHESAEEPSKETQQASKDATEPDTSGDKQPSTVETALHSVEVPYDKEDASFEHKQSASEAEITTRRIEVPNNKVGVLIGKAGDTIRYLQYNSGAKIQITRDADADPHCASRSVELIGSLESIEKAEKLMNAVIAEADAGGSPSLVARGLSPAQATVGSEQIQIQVPNEKVGLIIGRGGETIKSLQTKSGARIQVLIPQHLPEGDDSKERTVQVTGDKRQIEIAQELIKEVMNQPIRPSSGGFGQQAYRPPRGSGGPPQWGQRGSHFGHPSAYDYQHRGPYPSHNQPYAPPYGNYPQHMAPRSGYGSGWEQRPHHSFQAPPPHNGGYEYYGGQGGHLSDAPPSTQLPSSAPPHGTGPSPLPSMGPAPTQVNYNYGQPQGQDYGHQAAYSQAGLPQQGYGQGYEESKYENRAPNQHPYAGHVNSQTTYPQTGAQPNYPAPQQYGKPPLYGMPSQGQPQQPYGHPRATQPGEMPYQGSTPAQSYGTNVPTQQPYPYAVSGPSQTAYPGYGSAPAADGYSHPQPASGAPYTQPQPSYGQPAAQPAASYAQVGPTGYASYPSSQPGYPDQQAANNAVYGYQAPQDPGYSSGAAPAYSTAQPSGQPGYGQPTQTQTGYEQSNTQSAGYGAVPATAPAAYGKTLSPQPAAYPQYDSTQVYGAPR